Proteins from a genomic interval of Arachis hypogaea cultivar Tifrunner chromosome 10, arahy.Tifrunner.gnm2.J5K5, whole genome shotgun sequence:
- the LOC112715418 gene encoding probable aquaporin PIP-type 7a, translating into MEGKEQDVSLGANKFPERQPIGTAAQSQDDGKDYKEPPPAPLFEPSELTSWSFYRAGIAEFVATFLFLYITILTVMGVNRSSSKCATVGIQGIAWSFGGMIFALVYCTAGISGGHINPAVTFGLFLARKLSLTRAVFYMVMQCLGAICGAGVVKGFEGKTFYGSHNGGANFVAPGYTKGDGLGAEIVGTFILVYTVFSATDAKRNARDSHVPLLAPLPIGFAVFLVHLATIPITGTGINPARSLGAAIIFNKDLGWNDHWIFWVGPFIGAALAALYHQVVIRAMPFKSS; encoded by the exons atggaGGGAAAGGAACAAGATGTGTCATTGGGAGCTAACAAGTTCCCAGAGAGACAGCCGATCGGGACGGCGGCGCAGAGCCAAGACGATGGGAAGGACTACAAGGAGCCACCACCAGCTCCGCTATTTGAGCCTTCAGAACTGACCTCGTGGTCGTTCTACAGGGCCGGAATAGCGGAGTTCGTGGCCACTTTCCTCTTTCTATATATCACAATCTTGACGGTTATGGGAGTGAATAGGTCTTCTTCCAAGTGCGCCACTGTTGGTATTCAAGGAATTGCTTGGTCCTTTGGTGGCATGATCTTTGCCCTTGTTTACTGCACCGCTGGCATTTctg GTGGTCATATTAACCCGGCAGTGACATTTGGTTTGTTCTTGGCGAGGAAGTTGTCTTTGACGAGGGCAGTATTCTATATGGTAATGCAGTGCCTTGGAGCAATTTGCGGTGCTGGAGTTGTTAAGGGCTTCGAGGGCAAAACCTTCTACGGCAGCCACAATGGCGGTGCCAACTTCGTCGCCCCTGGTTACACCAAAGGCGACGGTCTTGGCGCTGAGATTGTTGGTACCTTTATTCTTGTCTACACCGTCTTCTCTGCCACCGATGCCAAGCGCAACGCACGAGATTCTCACGTTCCA cttttggcaccattgccaatTGGGTTCGCTGTGTTCTTGGTTCACTTGGCTACTATTCCCATCACCGGAACCGGTATCAACCCTGCTCGGAGTCTTGGTGCTGCGATCATCTTCAACAAAGACCTCGGTTGGAATGACCAT TGGATTTTCTGGGTGGGTCCTTTCATTGGAGCAGCTCTTGCGGCTCTCTATCACCAAGTTGTGATCAGGGCCATGCCTTTCAAATCTAGCTAA